The Trinickia acidisoli genome includes a window with the following:
- a CDS encoding integrase catalytic domain-containing protein, whose protein sequence is MVIDMNTTRLETIGQVREFLAGVCDVELHVVQDEAERRRFVERTLRWFGYFRRSRGERGLLFAYVQRVSGYSRAHVIRLIAQYRESGTLEQRERGTRTQFPRRYTDEDVALLVELDSLHDTLSGAATRALARRACQVYGDARYERLSHISVSHLYNLRAGQAYRQRRLTWTKTRPSPVQIAVRKAPAPEGLPGYIRIDTVHQGDQDGVKGVYHVNAVDIVTQWEVVAAVERISEAYLLPVIALMLQSFPFVVRGFHSDGGSEYINRDVAGLLEKLRIEFTRSRPRQTNDNALAECKNGAVVRKLIGYGHIPQRHAAAINRFHEQALNPYLNFHRPCYFAVDTVDARGRIRKSYPSERIMTPWDRLRSIPDFEQYLKPGVTAQTLSDTAMAMTDSQAAQQLQDMRRNLFASFRRKRA, encoded by the coding sequence ATGGTGATCGACATGAATACGACAAGGCTGGAGACGATCGGGCAAGTCCGGGAGTTCCTGGCGGGGGTCTGCGACGTTGAGCTGCACGTCGTTCAGGACGAGGCTGAGCGACGACGGTTCGTTGAGCGCACGCTGCGTTGGTTCGGCTATTTTCGGCGGTCTCGCGGTGAGCGCGGGCTGCTGTTCGCCTATGTGCAGCGGGTCTCGGGCTACTCACGTGCCCACGTCATTCGACTCATTGCGCAGTACCGCGAGAGCGGCACGCTCGAGCAGCGTGAACGCGGCACGCGCACCCAATTCCCACGTCGCTACACGGACGAGGATGTCGCCTTGCTGGTCGAACTGGACAGCCTGCACGACACGCTCTCGGGGGCGGCCACGCGGGCGCTGGCGCGGCGGGCCTGCCAGGTGTATGGCGATGCGCGCTACGAACGCTTGTCGCACATTTCCGTGTCGCACCTATACAACTTGCGCGCGGGCCAGGCGTACCGCCAGCGGCGCCTCACATGGACGAAGACGCGGCCCAGCCCGGTGCAGATCGCCGTGAGGAAGGCGCCGGCGCCTGAAGGCCTGCCCGGTTATATCCGTATCGATACGGTCCATCAAGGCGATCAGGACGGCGTCAAGGGCGTCTATCACGTCAACGCGGTGGACATCGTCACGCAATGGGAGGTCGTGGCCGCTGTCGAGCGCATCAGCGAGGCGTACCTGCTGCCGGTCATCGCGCTGATGCTCCAGAGTTTTCCGTTCGTGGTGCGCGGCTTTCACTCTGACGGTGGTAGCGAGTACATCAACCGCGACGTGGCTGGCCTGCTCGAGAAGTTGCGCATCGAGTTCACCCGCTCACGCCCGCGCCAGACCAACGACAACGCACTGGCCGAGTGCAAGAACGGCGCGGTCGTTCGCAAGCTCATCGGCTATGGGCACATCCCGCAGAGGCATGCCGCGGCGATCAACCGCTTCCACGAACAGGCGCTCAATCCGTACCTGAACTTCCACCGGCCCTGTTACTTCGCCGTGGACACGGTGGATGCACGTGGGCGCATCCGCAAGAGCTACCCGAGCGAGCGGATCATGACGCCGTGGGACCGGCTGCGCTCGATCCCGGATTTCGAGCAGTACCTCAAGCCCGGCGTCACCGCCCAGACCCTTAGCGACACTGCCATGGCCATGACCGACTCCCAGGCCGCCCAGCAGCTTCAGGACATGCGCCGCAACCTGTTCGCCTCGTTTCGTCGCAAACGAGCCTGA
- a CDS encoding helix-turn-helix transcriptional regulator, whose translation MLVRVKLPPDPLLEFWHFCDAISAALCPLVKRDLVGIECVVGKQITRQISVAPTMNQHERWPVHMGLQRTLLSEDGFTLDEMLRESPETPDAGAELQLVVVPRREVVELPSVLDLDDEDLRVLEALLPHLPALRHPLSPLDEEAFLSAYRGTPGRPAWTPVLVTAADIKRRELEQDGVRDQHRRALQAEFAVGRLTAVNGRNAPVPVLTTGSFIPRMQALAYLDRCGLAYADDAADAKAHGNKQSKQPKRGVASAAMPQPEQLTQTSRVVISLSASPSADLVDEGAASDIGQPVSGALRHPLEVASLPQGKVARLKRVCELTGLGRSSIYNRMDAGSKHFDPTFPRSFSLGSDGGAVGWNEEEINAWVAARRAARPE comes from the coding sequence GTGCTAGTTCGCGTCAAGCTTCCGCCCGATCCGTTGCTTGAGTTTTGGCACTTCTGCGATGCCATCTCGGCGGCGTTATGCCCATTGGTCAAGCGAGATCTTGTGGGTATTGAATGCGTCGTCGGAAAGCAGATCACCCGCCAGATTTCGGTAGCGCCGACGATGAATCAACATGAGCGCTGGCCGGTTCATATGGGCCTCCAGCGAACTTTGTTATCGGAGGACGGCTTCACTCTCGATGAAATGCTGCGAGAGTCGCCGGAAACACCTGATGCCGGCGCCGAGCTTCAGCTGGTTGTCGTGCCGCGCCGCGAGGTAGTCGAGTTGCCGTCTGTTCTTGACCTGGACGATGAAGACCTGCGAGTTCTCGAGGCGCTCTTGCCGCATCTCCCGGCGCTCCGCCATCCGCTCTCACCTCTCGATGAAGAAGCGTTCCTGTCTGCGTATCGGGGCACCCCGGGGCGACCGGCGTGGACGCCGGTGTTGGTGACAGCGGCTGACATAAAGCGACGTGAGTTGGAGCAGGACGGTGTTCGTGATCAACATCGGCGAGCGCTGCAAGCGGAGTTTGCCGTGGGCCGATTGACGGCGGTGAACGGGCGCAACGCGCCGGTTCCCGTGCTGACGACTGGCAGCTTCATCCCGCGCATGCAGGCGCTCGCCTATCTGGATCGCTGTGGCCTTGCTTACGCGGACGATGCCGCAGATGCAAAAGCTCACGGAAATAAGCAATCGAAACAGCCGAAGCGGGGTGTCGCTTCGGCTGCTATGCCGCAGCCCGAGCAATTGACGCAGACTTCACGTGTGGTTATTTCGCTGTCGGCGAGCCCAAGTGCCGACCTGGTAGACGAAGGGGCAGCGTCAGACATCGGGCAGCCCGTAAGCGGCGCACTCCGGCACCCGTTGGAAGTCGCATCCCTGCCGCAGGGGAAGGTCGCTCGCCTCAAGCGAGTCTGCGAGCTAACTGGCTTGGGCAGAAGCTCAATATACAACCGGATGGACGCCGGGTCGAAGCACTTCGATCCGACCTTTCCACGATCCTTTTCGCTCGGCTCCGATGGTGGCGCAGTCGGATGGAATGAAGAAGAGATCAACGCATGGGTGGCGGCGCGTCGCGCTGCTCGTCCAGAGTGA
- a CDS encoding YfjI family protein encodes MQDESELTSLEDPPPERHVSLSAIQDWGRKPPFPEYEPLGDFPWRALPETIRGAVLEICENDKLALPLAVQATFAAVSIACQDQILVDRGFGEPTVCSLFMLAVADSGARKTRADRAVTPAIEAHDQGQATAYEQAKAAYENEQKVRRMKEGALERTYASLTRKVYTAGEEKAVDAAESLEKVERLLNELRSQPLTWPKPRLRRSLYSSISMRELERSLCENWPSAGLVSSEAADILNARGESDMARLDRLWDGLGIDVVGRTARESFSVSDPRLTISLMIQPTVFDRFIERKGEQAKGIGFIPRTLIARPETPYGQRQADSAASRSTVWTDRFNRRVLDLLDRGYADIGLRAESRKVLYFSPTAQQLWEADHNGKEAQTVDGGRYVHEREFVNRYSEHVARLAALFHFFETYQLADDDRSDRLEIPEPTVKAAIEICEWYLNEFGRIFNPDMAIEEAAQYALKKLKERLASKNGGQVPEVATLGNQNIEMPENELRLFCSRYGLKTDSAKFKMALDWLEERRLVLRYPKHNAATRRSTDIIQLVIKMRHWRDTR; translated from the coding sequence ATGCAAGACGAAAGCGAATTGACATCACTCGAGGACCCGCCGCCGGAACGACACGTGAGCCTGTCGGCAATCCAGGACTGGGGCCGAAAACCGCCTTTTCCGGAATACGAACCCCTCGGCGACTTCCCATGGCGGGCGTTGCCTGAGACGATTCGTGGTGCAGTGCTGGAGATCTGCGAGAACGACAAGCTCGCATTACCCCTCGCAGTTCAGGCGACGTTCGCGGCTGTCTCGATTGCCTGCCAGGACCAGATCCTCGTAGACCGGGGTTTCGGTGAGCCGACGGTCTGTTCGCTCTTCATGTTGGCGGTGGCCGATTCCGGTGCCCGGAAAACCCGCGCGGACCGCGCCGTTACGCCGGCCATTGAGGCGCACGATCAGGGCCAGGCGACCGCGTATGAACAGGCAAAAGCGGCGTACGAAAACGAGCAGAAAGTGCGGAGGATGAAGGAGGGCGCACTTGAGCGGACCTATGCCAGCCTGACGCGCAAGGTTTATACCGCTGGTGAAGAAAAAGCTGTGGATGCCGCCGAATCGCTGGAAAAGGTTGAACGCTTGCTGAACGAATTACGTAGTCAGCCATTAACCTGGCCCAAGCCACGCCTCAGGCGGTCTTTGTATTCGAGCATTTCGATGCGTGAACTGGAGCGCAGCCTGTGTGAGAACTGGCCGTCGGCCGGACTGGTTTCGAGCGAAGCGGCCGACATTCTCAACGCGCGTGGGGAGTCAGATATGGCTCGACTGGATCGGCTCTGGGACGGTCTGGGCATCGACGTTGTTGGGCGCACGGCGCGAGAGAGTTTCTCGGTGAGCGATCCACGGCTCACCATCTCGCTCATGATCCAGCCTACTGTTTTTGACCGATTTATTGAACGCAAGGGTGAGCAGGCTAAGGGGATCGGCTTTATTCCCCGAACCCTGATCGCGCGACCCGAGACCCCCTACGGTCAACGTCAGGCAGACAGCGCTGCATCACGGTCGACGGTATGGACTGACAGGTTCAATAGGCGGGTTCTGGATCTGCTTGATCGTGGTTATGCGGACATTGGGCTGCGCGCTGAAAGCCGAAAGGTTCTGTATTTCTCGCCAACAGCGCAACAGTTGTGGGAAGCCGATCACAACGGTAAGGAAGCTCAAACAGTAGATGGCGGACGATATGTTCACGAGCGTGAATTCGTCAACCGGTATTCGGAACACGTCGCCAGGCTGGCGGCGCTCTTCCATTTCTTCGAGACTTATCAGCTTGCCGATGACGACCGCTCAGATCGGCTCGAGATTCCGGAGCCGACGGTAAAAGCGGCCATCGAAATATGTGAGTGGTACCTGAACGAATTCGGTCGCATATTCAATCCCGATATGGCGATCGAAGAAGCCGCGCAATATGCGCTGAAAAAACTGAAAGAGCGTCTAGCTTCAAAAAACGGAGGTCAGGTGCCCGAAGTTGCGACGTTGGGTAACCAGAATATCGAAATGCCAGAAAACGAACTGCGACTCTTCTGCTCCCGCTACGGCCTCAAAACCGATTCGGCGAAGTTCAAGATGGCGTTGGATTGGCTCGAGGAACGTCGTCTCGTTTTGCGCTATCCCAAACACAACGCGGCGACGCGCAGATCGACTGACATAATACAGCTGGTTATCAAGATGCGTCACTGGCGAGATACGAGATAG
- a CDS encoding inovirus-type Gp2 protein: protein MDDEKDDFSKNYEFIDWVSNTEGAEIDGKETTFLRYGFDLLRPTLIAMEAMAREIEFDKDSVGFEIKTGERRTRVVPKHKKALQYFYQLKTFFNQCGGSERYLFSPHVEAVNEALMELLVHPYAFSFRDPESIDRGSGKMHAQIFNEVVAKVAEIVASAAFKERMRIRLRGAARNEAKGLAIEQKVFENKSRQLVLMLHFGYQEPYRGKLTLKEVQKHREKFFNNCRSNKLLRGIVDYIWKLEEGDESGLHFHVLIFYSADSQRDVKIAKMIGEYWVKVTGDKGQYWNSNADKWFHEKYGHGIGTGEINWDDHDKRESLRTNIRYMTKADQFLKMKYGSRVRQFGTSEVDEKKKSGRPRTVKPKLDGDSAGSARRIRSVSNHSMKSVGKR, encoded by the coding sequence ATGGATGACGAAAAAGACGACTTCAGCAAGAACTACGAGTTCATCGACTGGGTCAGCAACACGGAAGGGGCCGAGATCGATGGCAAGGAAACGACCTTTTTGCGCTACGGCTTTGATCTGCTGCGTCCGACGTTGATCGCGATGGAGGCGATGGCGCGCGAGATCGAGTTCGACAAGGATAGCGTGGGCTTTGAGATCAAGACGGGTGAGCGTCGCACGCGTGTCGTACCCAAGCACAAGAAGGCGCTGCAGTACTTCTACCAGCTCAAGACGTTCTTTAACCAGTGCGGTGGCTCTGAGCGTTACCTGTTCAGCCCGCACGTCGAGGCTGTCAATGAAGCGTTGATGGAGCTGCTCGTGCATCCGTACGCGTTTAGCTTCCGTGACCCGGAGTCGATCGATCGCGGTAGCGGCAAGATGCATGCTCAGATCTTCAACGAGGTCGTGGCCAAGGTCGCCGAGATCGTCGCGTCGGCGGCGTTCAAGGAGCGCATGCGCATTCGCTTGCGTGGTGCTGCACGCAACGAGGCCAAGGGGCTGGCGATCGAGCAGAAAGTCTTCGAGAACAAGTCGCGCCAGCTCGTGCTGATGCTGCACTTCGGCTACCAGGAACCCTATCGCGGCAAGCTGACGCTCAAAGAAGTCCAGAAGCATCGCGAAAAGTTCTTCAACAACTGTCGCTCGAACAAGCTGTTGCGCGGCATTGTCGACTATATCTGGAAACTCGAAGAGGGTGACGAGTCCGGTCTGCACTTCCACGTGCTGATCTTTTACAGCGCGGACAGCCAGCGCGACGTCAAGATTGCGAAGATGATCGGCGAGTACTGGGTGAAGGTGACTGGCGACAAAGGCCAGTACTGGAATAGCAACGCCGACAAGTGGTTCCACGAGAAATACGGGCATGGCATCGGCACGGGCGAAATCAACTGGGACGATCACGACAAACGCGAATCGCTGCGGACCAACATTCGTTACATGACGAAGGCGGATCAGTTTCTCAAGATGAAATACGGTTCGCGTGTGCGTCAGTTCGGCACGAGTGAGGTCGACGAAAAGAAGAAATCGGGGCGTCCACGCACCGTGAAGCCGAAGCTCGACGGTGATTCAGCGGGCAGCGCGCGGAGGATTCGATCGGTTTCGAACCACTCGATGAAATCGGTGGGGAAGCGATGA
- a CDS encoding sacsin N-terminal ATP-binding-like domain-containing protein, producing MALSLEKTKASSAALTHISELTGAKVRIFLSEIAEGVTNYRSMHSLTQQVEHQYHGRFLIELLQNAHDALTEPAPSESGNRIEIVFDPADSPHGSLLIANDGEPFSPSNFERLSQLGQSDKDPQKSIGNKGIGFRSVLEISDSPEIYSRSEPDSPIFDGYCFAFRPDVVKSLTEPITRLSMDGPIPVWSVTDEPLVDNWSGEMLAKFRKRVQSKVAGWLTGETHYLSPYLLPVPINEIQSARVNDFESRGFATVVRLPLKSADLRDYVLERMAQLSGAAVLFLDKIGTLRILRAEGEERTFVRKSSPLENALGGMHVVISDSGSGSEEYWVWSKSLHVRSAPQTFRKAVAALPGRWPEISDITVSVAVRLGNEPDCGRFSIYLPTLVPTGSAVHINAPFFGDMSRTSIPFDDAYNRHLLETASDLCLEVVRSGLAGRGETEARAILDFLAPLGTGPVPQRWLQLLDEAQSRASASLCEEPLVLAESGWEPLNLTSLIPSSPKITLLTEEVLRRHATFRVFHRCLDSRLQQVKALAAARFPKTGAYPLESDLAETIAAVAAELHANDGDWNAYWRDVAILLPTGQAELAKHAVLLGGDGALHCAGKGKKVFFVPRQGTEDDSDIGGEGTTTDVPGSLQSSVAFLDEQIQLYDPNRPTIRTAVRGYLGQGLVSQFRVETIFSVVLQQQTPPLPASINGEHSAVCRDILGWAMRLMANVVARGRGTDATLKLLRTVPVPCEGGWFPMQHASFSDGWAGSVGKTLTAYLKDLTSEIAREARQRQLLPPGHTAWGDVGPAQMPLLIAGGVVDGLRLTETKPNTWSSLFHASFYDFELPGPPPTFNNEQWAQYVATVRTEARPSFSTHHPYEVGSLHSFPGMSEYQSLGDETRSALCELILQSLPIWEAGLQKITISKQGGQWNRLELTSPLKYFLQAQPWLVIREGKAATWARPSERWFVPADTLAGRSRHFGHLKALPPALARIVGQRPELATRLRELGMQFFDPHGTTSDPGLLIALTSAVGSDDVSDPNVLLGQIRDAWQRFRPATTQPPIPLVAVRRRDKQLCAVTPTDASPVYLPDSGAYSGELEEFDFPVVAIGTADAKDLREWFVAAYGAKVQLTSGLSLAPHVDGAAWSGFGSTALTDSDLGWLVRPLLVMVAQGRGGHSQAFNERHEILRSARIDWVPNLSVAVMRSEVTLANTNVVALWEPTRKTLVVTDHCRTHLEDLSDALSQAIERDDLELPLRYVLRGVDSVDSAPEDVAALLAPLRITPDQVHQVLEHLRGDVGHMGRFVSILLAVVSPNSKSAELRSASTEEELAAGLAASGTPGLDVHRTLQVARESHDLFDFGRSISLDFGESASLARWNLTLAKMGQSPLSNRNWSLQLQASLEEVAALVKRLAAHALRQGTAQNYAEICRQYQALATTADLSRSHWIVGFPDAMHLVARWAESWLSDPAALEAVHGAESPESLRLRLTRAGVLLDLDPDECGRKNNALVDTVARGIDRLRLAAWLSTSPATAAHEDWRPLVDEYRGAAAAALAGEAFISEWSEQHVVLLLRQGVPHPVLPQFQAALDASTDLASLQASLGLSSQDIENAQGRLDAMKAERIRRKSIVKVCGENFDGSDDNRGQLWGFLSSRISDAELAKAMPFNLAKPTTLAPFKRTTKARGDTPKSSAARPERQSKAVEELIGLAGEIHVFRMLRQQYGEDAVPSSAWISENGRRVFTFNQADDARGCDFAFTAKGKQYRVEVKASAGDDETFKLGSSEIRLAMEIGAKGKRRREAFVLVHVKNALSPQPSAVVLPNPYDPKHTEMFSIEEADARVRYKARS from the coding sequence GTGGCACTGTCGCTCGAGAAAACAAAGGCTTCCTCAGCTGCTTTGACTCACATTTCAGAGCTGACGGGGGCAAAAGTCCGCATTTTCCTATCGGAGATCGCGGAGGGGGTGACCAACTACCGGAGCATGCACAGCCTGACGCAGCAGGTCGAGCACCAGTATCACGGTCGCTTCCTGATCGAGCTCCTGCAGAACGCTCACGATGCGCTTACCGAGCCGGCCCCCAGTGAAAGCGGTAACCGAATCGAGATCGTCTTTGATCCGGCCGATTCTCCCCATGGCTCCCTCCTGATCGCAAACGATGGCGAGCCCTTCTCACCCTCGAACTTTGAGCGGCTGTCGCAGTTGGGTCAGAGCGACAAGGATCCGCAGAAGAGCATAGGCAATAAGGGCATCGGTTTTCGGAGCGTACTCGAGATCTCCGATTCACCTGAGATCTACTCAAGAAGCGAGCCCGACAGTCCCATCTTTGACGGCTACTGCTTCGCCTTCCGCCCCGATGTCGTCAAGTCGCTTACGGAACCCATCACGCGGTTGTCGATGGATGGTCCGATACCGGTATGGTCCGTCACGGATGAACCCCTCGTCGACAATTGGTCCGGCGAGATGCTGGCGAAGTTCCGGAAGCGCGTGCAAAGCAAGGTCGCTGGGTGGCTAACTGGTGAAACTCACTATCTCTCACCCTATCTTCTTCCGGTGCCTATCAACGAGATCCAAAGTGCTCGGGTGAACGACTTCGAGTCCCGCGGGTTCGCGACAGTCGTGCGACTGCCACTCAAGTCGGCCGACCTCCGCGACTATGTGCTCGAACGCATGGCGCAGTTGTCCGGCGCAGCCGTCCTGTTCCTCGACAAGATCGGTACGCTACGCATCTTGCGAGCGGAGGGTGAAGAAAGAACCTTCGTGCGCAAGTCGAGCCCACTGGAGAACGCCCTGGGCGGCATGCATGTCGTCATCTCGGATAGCGGAAGCGGCTCTGAGGAGTACTGGGTATGGAGCAAGAGCCTGCACGTCCGTAGCGCTCCCCAAACATTTCGCAAGGCAGTCGCAGCGCTGCCCGGACGGTGGCCGGAGATCAGCGACATCACTGTTTCTGTCGCGGTACGGCTGGGGAACGAACCGGACTGCGGGCGCTTCAGCATCTACCTGCCCACCTTGGTACCCACCGGCAGCGCTGTCCACATCAACGCCCCGTTCTTCGGCGACATGAGCCGAACGTCCATCCCATTTGACGATGCCTACAACCGGCACTTGCTGGAAACTGCGTCCGATCTGTGCTTAGAAGTGGTACGCAGCGGGCTCGCTGGCCGAGGCGAGACCGAAGCTCGTGCGATCTTAGACTTCCTGGCGCCGCTTGGCACGGGTCCTGTGCCCCAACGTTGGCTTCAACTGTTGGATGAGGCGCAGTCGCGCGCTTCGGCCTCTTTGTGCGAGGAGCCTCTCGTCCTCGCGGAAAGTGGTTGGGAACCCTTGAACTTGACTTCACTCATCCCTTCCTCGCCTAAGATCACTCTGCTCACTGAAGAGGTCTTGCGACGGCACGCGACATTTCGCGTATTCCACCGGTGCCTCGACTCGCGGTTGCAGCAGGTCAAAGCGCTGGCGGCAGCGCGCTTTCCGAAAACGGGCGCCTACCCCTTGGAGTCAGACCTCGCCGAGACCATCGCTGCTGTGGCGGCGGAATTGCACGCCAACGACGGCGACTGGAATGCGTACTGGCGCGACGTGGCCATTCTCCTACCCACTGGCCAGGCAGAACTAGCCAAGCATGCCGTGCTGCTTGGTGGCGACGGCGCACTACATTGTGCCGGCAAGGGCAAAAAAGTATTTTTCGTCCCTAGGCAAGGTACCGAGGACGACAGTGACATCGGCGGCGAAGGAACAACGACGGACGTGCCGGGTTCGCTGCAGTCTTCGGTCGCCTTCCTCGATGAACAGATTCAGCTGTATGACCCCAACCGGCCGACGATACGAACAGCCGTGCGCGGTTACCTCGGCCAGGGCCTAGTCTCGCAGTTCCGCGTCGAGACAATCTTCTCTGTTGTGCTGCAACAGCAGACGCCCCCGCTGCCCGCGAGCATCAACGGTGAGCACAGTGCCGTGTGTCGCGACATCCTCGGATGGGCCATGCGCTTGATGGCAAACGTCGTCGCGCGCGGCCGAGGCACGGACGCTACGCTCAAGCTGCTGCGAACCGTTCCGGTGCCCTGCGAAGGAGGCTGGTTCCCGATGCAGCATGCGAGTTTTTCCGATGGCTGGGCGGGAAGCGTCGGCAAAACACTGACCGCGTACCTCAAAGACCTCACGTCGGAGATCGCACGAGAAGCTAGGCAGCGCCAGTTGCTGCCGCCCGGACACACGGCGTGGGGGGATGTGGGACCGGCACAGATGCCACTGCTCATCGCTGGCGGCGTGGTCGACGGGTTGCGGCTTACAGAAACGAAGCCGAACACCTGGTCCAGCCTCTTTCACGCATCCTTCTACGACTTCGAGTTGCCTGGCCCACCCCCGACCTTTAACAACGAACAATGGGCGCAGTACGTCGCCACCGTACGCACGGAGGCAAGGCCGTCGTTCAGCACGCATCACCCTTATGAGGTCGGCAGCTTGCATTCCTTCCCCGGCATGTCCGAGTATCAGTCGCTCGGCGATGAGACGCGGTCGGCACTGTGCGAGCTGATACTGCAAAGTCTTCCAATCTGGGAAGCGGGACTGCAAAAAATCACTATCTCCAAGCAAGGAGGGCAGTGGAACCGACTCGAACTGACGAGTCCACTCAAGTACTTTCTGCAGGCCCAACCTTGGCTCGTGATTCGCGAGGGAAAAGCCGCGACATGGGCACGCCCATCCGAGCGATGGTTCGTTCCTGCCGACACACTAGCTGGCCGGTCGAGGCACTTTGGACACTTGAAAGCGCTGCCGCCCGCCCTCGCGCGCATCGTCGGTCAGAGACCGGAACTCGCCACTCGCCTGCGCGAGCTGGGCATGCAATTCTTTGATCCACACGGAACGACATCGGATCCCGGCCTGCTTATCGCCCTGACGTCGGCTGTGGGCAGCGACGATGTGTCAGATCCCAACGTACTGCTCGGTCAGATTCGGGATGCTTGGCAGCGGTTCCGCCCAGCCACCACCCAGCCCCCTATTCCGCTGGTGGCGGTGCGCCGCCGGGACAAACAGCTCTGCGCCGTTACGCCGACCGATGCGTCGCCGGTCTATCTTCCTGATTCTGGGGCCTACTCTGGGGAGCTCGAGGAGTTCGACTTTCCGGTAGTCGCCATAGGCACTGCCGACGCCAAGGACCTGCGTGAATGGTTCGTCGCCGCCTATGGCGCAAAGGTTCAGTTGACCTCCGGCCTGTCGCTCGCTCCGCATGTGGATGGAGCGGCCTGGTCAGGCTTCGGATCGACTGCGCTCACAGACAGCGATCTCGGGTGGCTAGTCCGTCCGCTGTTGGTCATGGTGGCGCAAGGCCGGGGGGGTCATTCTCAGGCGTTCAATGAGCGCCATGAAATCCTGCGATCCGCACGGATCGACTGGGTACCGAACCTAAGCGTCGCTGTGATGCGCAGCGAAGTGACGCTCGCGAACACCAACGTGGTGGCTCTGTGGGAGCCAACTCGCAAGACCCTCGTCGTCACTGATCACTGTCGAACACACCTAGAAGACCTTTCCGACGCGCTCTCGCAAGCCATTGAGCGTGACGACCTTGAACTACCGTTGCGATACGTGCTGCGCGGTGTTGACTCCGTTGACAGCGCCCCCGAAGACGTCGCTGCTTTGCTTGCGCCCCTTCGCATCACGCCGGATCAGGTTCATCAAGTACTGGAACATTTGCGCGGAGACGTCGGCCACATGGGTCGATTTGTCTCGATCCTTCTCGCAGTGGTGTCGCCCAATTCGAAATCGGCTGAGCTGCGCAGTGCGAGCACGGAGGAAGAGCTCGCCGCCGGATTGGCGGCTTCGGGGACCCCGGGCTTGGACGTGCACCGGACGCTGCAGGTTGCGCGGGAAAGCCACGACCTTTTCGACTTCGGCCGCTCAATCTCGCTCGACTTTGGCGAATCCGCGTCGCTTGCTAGATGGAACCTGACGCTGGCTAAGATGGGCCAGTCGCCGCTGTCGAATCGGAACTGGAGTCTGCAACTTCAAGCCAGCCTGGAGGAAGTAGCGGCCCTGGTCAAGCGCCTCGCAGCGCACGCGCTTCGACAAGGCACGGCGCAGAATTATGCAGAGATATGCAGGCAATACCAAGCTCTCGCCACAACTGCGGACCTAAGCCGCTCACACTGGATTGTCGGCTTCCCAGATGCAATGCATCTAGTGGCACGCTGGGCGGAGTCGTGGCTCAGCGACCCCGCAGCGCTGGAGGCAGTGCATGGCGCCGAGTCGCCAGAATCGCTCCGGCTCAGACTGACTCGCGCTGGCGTGCTGCTCGACCTCGATCCGGATGAATGCGGCCGGAAGAACAACGCTCTCGTGGACACCGTTGCTCGCGGCATCGATCGGCTGCGACTCGCAGCATGGCTCAGCACGTCGCCGGCAACAGCGGCCCATGAAGACTGGCGACCGCTGGTCGACGAGTACCGCGGCGCAGCGGCAGCAGCGCTTGCAGGCGAAGCGTTCATAAGCGAGTGGTCGGAACAGCACGTCGTTCTCTTGCTCAGACAAGGGGTACCGCATCCGGTTCTGCCGCAATTTCAAGCTGCGCTCGATGCATCCACGGATTTGGCGTCGTTACAGGCATCCCTCGGCCTGTCCAGCCAGGACATCGAAAACGCGCAAGGCCGACTCGATGCAATGAAGGCGGAGCGGATTCGACGCAAGAGTATCGTCAAGGTTTGCGGCGAGAACTTCGACGGCTCCGACGACAATCGCGGGCAACTGTGGGGTTTCCTGTCATCGCGTATCTCCGATGCGGAGCTTGCCAAGGCGATGCCATTCAACCTAGCCAAGCCGACGACGCTGGCGCCCTTCAAACGCACGACCAAAGCGCGAGGCGACACGCCGAAATCCTCTGCGGCCAGACCGGAACGCCAATCGAAAGCAGTCGAGGAGCTCATCGGCTTGGCGGGCGAAATTCATGTATTCAGAATGCTGCGGCAGCAGTATGGCGAGGACGCCGTGCCTTCGTCAGCATGGATCTCAGAGAACGGTCGGCGTGTGTTTACTTTCAACCAGGCCGACGATGCAAGGGGATGTGATTTCGCCTTCACTGCCAAGGGAAAACAATACCGCGTCGAGGTCAAAGCCTCCGCGGGAGATGACGAAACGTTCAAGCTCGGATCGTCGGAAATCCGTTTGGCAATGGAAATTGGCGCAAAGGGGAAGCGACGGCGAGAAGCATTTGTTCTAGTTCACGTCAAGAACGCTTTGTCACCGCAGCCATCCGCCGTCGTGCTCCCAAACCCCTATGACCCGAAACACACGGAGATGTTCAGCATCGAAGAAGCGGATGCACGGGTTCGTTACAAGGCTCGCAGTTAA